The Cyclopterus lumpus isolate fCycLum1 chromosome 12, fCycLum1.pri, whole genome shotgun sequence genome window below encodes:
- the LOC117740083 gene encoding inactive phospholipid phosphatase 7: MPSSYNVRSRARERNNVLTRPEFVSLNQPLRGGGGNGSGVGGPSESRGGARRPGPIKHQTSLPSEEPTDSGSKDKREPGKMPEEDCMLLNPSFKGIAMNSLFAIDICMSKRMGVCANTSSPWGGCRSMVALLALTGHGITWIIGTIVCLARSNTLAGQEVLVNLLLALILDILTVAGLQRLVKRRGPWEMAPGFMDCVAMDIYSFPAAHASRAAMVSKFLLSHLVLAVPLRILLVLWALLVGMSRVLLGKHHLTDMVCGFALGMLHFSLMESVWLTSSTCQNLISISTLSWSPFF, translated from the exons ATGCCCTCGAGTTACAATGTGAGATCGAGGGCTCGGGAGAGAAACAACGTCCTGACGAGACCCGAGTTCGTATCCCTGAACCAGCCTCTCCGCGGCGGCGGCGGAAATGGCAGTGGCGTCGGCGGCCCCTCGGAGAGCCGAGGCGGCGCGAGGCGACCGGGTCCGATCAAGCACCAAACCAGCCTGCCGAGTGAAGAACCGACCGACAGTGGCAGTAAGGACAAGAGAGAGCCGGGCAAAATGCCGGAGGAAGACTGCATGCTGCTGAACCCTTCATTCAAGGGGATAGCGATGAACTCCCTGTTCGCCATTGACATCTGCATGTCCAAGCGCATGGGGGTGTGCGCCAACACGTCCTCCCCCTGGGGAGGCTGCCGCTCCATGGTGGCCCTGTTAGCGCTCACGGGGCACGGCATCACGTGGATCATTGGCACTATCGTGTGTCTCGCGAGGAGTAACACTCTGGCAGGGCAAGAGGTGCTGGTCAACCTGCTGCTTG CCCTCATTCTTGACATCCTGACGGTGGCTGGACTCCAGAGGCTGGTGAAGCGCAGAGGACCGTGGGAGATGGCGCCGGGCTTCATGGACTGCGTCGCGATGGACATCTACTCCTTCCCTGCTGCTCACGCCAGCCGGGCCGCCATGGTCTCCAAGTTCTTGCTGTCTCACCTGGTCCTGGCTGTGCCGCTACGCATCCTGTTGGTGCTGTGGGCCCTCCTGGTGGGCATGTCCCGGGTGCTGCTGGGGAAACACCACCTAACTGATATGGTGTGTGGCTTTGCGCTGGGCATGCTCCACTTTAGCTTGATGGAGTCGGTGTGGCTCACATCAAGCACCTGTCAGAATCTTATTTCCATCAGCACGCTCAGCTGGAGCCCCTTTTTCTGA